The DNA region GGAACAAGCACATGAGGGCGTCCCACAGATCAATACCATTACCACACCCCGTGGTGGCCAATACCAGGTTATATTGGAAGATGGCACCAAAGTACAGCTCAATGCAGCTTCATCAATCAAATTCCCGGAGTATTTTACCGGGGCCAACCGTGAAATTGAATTGAATGGCGAAGCTTATTTTGAGGTAGCGAAAGATAAAGCCCATCCATTTATAGTTAAAGCCAACAGTACGCGTGTGCAGGTTTTGGGCACTCATTTTAATATTAACGCATATAGCGATAATCCCGATATCACCACAACCCTGCTGGAGGGCTCAGTTAAAATGAGTAAAGGAGCGGTTGCTGTAATGCTTTTGCCGGGACAACAGGGAGCCGTAAACCAAAACAGCTCGTCAATAAAAGTGAGCCGGGCCGATGTTGAAGCTAATATGGCCTGGACAAAGGGCTTCTTTGTATTTCATGATCAAAGTATAGTAACTATCATGAAGCAGGTAAGCCGGTGGTATGATGTGGATATTGAGTATCAGGATATCCAGGTTCAGGAAAATGAATTTGGCGGTACTATCTCCAAATACAAGGATATTAAAGAATTGCTTGATAATATCAAGCTTACCGGCAGTATCCACTACAAAATTGAAGGAAGGAGGGTTATCATTATGAAGTAACCTCATACTTACATAATGCTATCCTTAATGAAATAACCAGGAGCGTTCGCACCGCCCCTGGCTCAATGCTACGGATAGCAATCAGGTCAGTTAACGATCATTTTTCTCACAACCAATTATTTAACCTAACATTCAAATGTACAAAAATTCTACTGCATTAAAGCGCGGGCAGATACCCCGTGCCATATCAAAATTATTTCTGATCATGAAATTGTCGTTCTTTTTGTGTCTGGTTTCGATACTTCAGGTAAGTGCCTCAACCACGTTTGCGCAAAGGATAAGTCTTAGTAAAAATAACGCTTCGCTTGTTGAAACGCTTAAAGACATCCACAGGCAAAGCGGATATAGTGTACTCTACAATTCCAAAATGCTAAAAAAGGCACTTCCTGTAAACGTTGACCTTAAAGATGCTGCTTTAGACGAAGCGCTGAAGCAATGTTTCCGTGATCAGCCCTTTAGTTATGTAATTAACAATACTACCATTGTAGTTACACCCAAACCGGCCGAAAGCAAGGCGATACAGGTTATTACAGTTACAGGTTCAGTGAAAGATCAGAAAGGCGTGCCTTTACCGGGTGTAACCATAAAGGTAAAAGGAACCAATACCGGGGCACAAACCAATTTAGACGGTAATTATACCATCACGGTGAATGACAACAGTGCCGTATTGGTTTTCTCGTTTATAGGTTTTGTTAACCAGGAGGTAACCGTTGGTAATCAAACCAAAATTGATATTGTGCTTAAAGAACAAACTTCGGCACTTAACGAAATTGTGGTGGTTGGTTACGGTACACAAAAGAAAGTGAACCTTACAGGAGCTGTATCGTCAGTATCCGGCGAAACATTGAATAAACGCCCTGTTGTTAATCCCGCTTCTATGTTGCAGGGCCTGGCCCCGGGTGTACAGATCAATACAGGCTCCGGCGAACCGGGAAATGAGAGCGTATCTATCCGCATCCGTGGTAACAGTACATTCAGCGGCGCCGGTTCAGACCCATTGGTATTAATAGATGGCGTTCCCGGTAACTTTAGCGATCTTAACCCAACTGATATCGACAATGTGTCGGTGTTGAAAGACGCTGCATCTGCATCAATATACGGTTCAAGGGCTGCCAACGGCGTGGTGCTTGTAACAACGAAGCAAGGTAAGGCCGGACAAATGTCTGTTACTTACGATGGTAACTTAGGATACAATAGCCCGACCAAGATGTTTAAACTGGTTACCAATTCTGCCCAGTATATGGAGATGTTTAACCAGGCACGTATCAACAGCGGCACAACTGATCCTAACTCACTTTATCCGCAGGATCAGATTGATTTGTACCGCAACAGTACTGACAGGCTGCATTATCCCAATACCGATTGGCTAAGCCTGATATTCAGAACGGCTTTAACACAAAATCATAACCTGACATTTAGCGGTGGCAGTGAAAAAACTACGTATAACGTGTCATTGGGATATGTTAACCAGGACGGTATCGAAAGAGGCTTTGATTATAAGCGATATAGCGCAAGGATCAATCTAACCTCAAAGATTAACGATCATATAAAATTTGGCACTAATGTATTATTAAAGTCAGGTACCAGGGGTGCCGTGGCCGGTAATCCTTCATCACCCAGCCAATGGGATGGTTCTTCGATGGATCTCTTCCTTTCGGCTATGTCACAAGCACCTACTTATGGCCCTTACCTAACTGATGGCAGCGGGCGGTACACTTACAAAGCTTATGATTTTGAGTATAACAATAAAAACCCAATAGCTGTATTGGATCAAAATTTCAGAAGGATTACTAATGATTATGCGGTAAACGCCCAGGGCTGGTTTGAGGTGCAGTTTAATAAAGACATTTCCTGGTATACCAAAGGCGCGGTGAACTTTAATATGGATAAATACAAGGATTTTAAAGCCACCCTTGATGAGTACAATTTCAAAACCAATCAACTGGCAACATCCCTTGACCTTGGTAAAGGCTTAACCGACCAGGATCAACAAACTGTATATACCAATTTATTCAGCTACTTAAATTATGCACATGATTTCCACGGGCATAACCTTAAGGCGCAATTTGGCTACAGCATTGAGCAAAGTAAATACCAGTATTTACAAGGATATCGTAAAAATTTCCCGGTGCTGGACCTGCAGGAACTAAACGCGGGCGGTTCTGATATACAAAATGCATATGGTACATCAAATCAGTGGGCACTGATGTCTTATTTCGGTCGTTTAAATTACGATTATAAAGGCCGTTATTTGTTAGAGGGCAACATCCGTGATGACGGAAGTTCGAGATTTAATGGCGCCAATAAATGGGGAGTGTTTCCTTCGTTTTCGGCAGGCTGGCGTGTTACCGAAGAGCCGTTTGTAAAAGCCATGAATTTAACCTGGCTGGATAATTTTAAATTAAGAGGTTCATGGGGGCAATTAGGCAACCAAAATGTAGGTAATTATCCCTATCAGGCGCTGTTAAACCTTACAGGAAACTATTCGTTTGATAACTCAACCCTAACAACAGGCGTAGCGCAACAGGCCTTAAACAACCCGGTTATAAAATGGGAAACAACCACCATGACCGATATTGGTTTGGATGTTACTATTTTCAAAAACTTTAATTTAACTGCCGATTGGTATAATAAAACAACGTCTGATATTTTAAGACAGGCACAGGTTACGGCGGTTGTTGGCCTAAGTTCTCCTACTATTAATGATGGCGTGGTGAATAATAGGGGTATTGAGCTTGGCCTGTCATACAATAATGTAATACGTGACGGTGCTTTAAAAGGCCTGGCCTTTAACATAGGGGCGAATGTTGATCATAACCGTAACAGACTGGTGAAATTTGGCCAAACCGAAATAAACGATTATAAGATCAACCAAAACGGGCTGCCGTGGAACTCGTTCTATATGTTGGACGTTATCGGCATCTTCCAGTCGGCAGCAGAGGTAGCTAATTCTCCCAAACAGTTTTCTGATTCTACCTTACCGGGCGACTTAAAATATAGAGATGTAAACGGCGATGGTAAAATTGATCAAAACGACCGTACAATTATCGGTGGTGTTTATCCGAAATTAAACTACTCATTTAACTTATCGGCCAGCTTTAAAGGTTTTGACTTATCAGCCATGATGCAAGGCGTTTACGGTGTTAAATCTTATGTATCAGGTTGGGGCACTATACCATTTGTGCAAGGCTCGTCGCCAACCACCGATTGGTTGAATGCCTGGACTCCTGAGCACCCTTCAACCTCTATGCCGCGCATTTATTTCGGGCAAAGCGCACCTGATAAGATCGGTCGCCGGTCTACCTTTTTCCTTCAGGATGCATCTTATTTAAGGCTTAAAAACCTGGTACTGGGTTATACCATTCCGGCGCAGCTCACCAAGAAGATAGGTATTAACCGCCTAAGGGTTTATTTTGCCGGCGATAACCTGTTAACTATAACCAAGTTTAAAGGCCTTGATCCTGAACGTTATGGCAGCGGAGACCAGGTGCAGTACCCGCAAAATAAAATCTACTCTTTTGGTTTGAACGTATCCTTTTAATTAGCCCACATGAAAAATCGAATTATAATAACCATCATATTAATTACATCGCTGTTTTTAGGCGCATGTAAAAAGGCTCTTGATTTAAACCCCAACGATCAGATAGCCACTTCAACTTTCTATAAATCGAAAGCGGACTTTGACGCGGCTGTGGCAGCGGTTTATGCATCCCTTCAACAAGAAGAATTTTCTTATGGCATGGCCTTTAGGGATGGATTTACCGACAACGGCTATAACCAGTTTAATTCGGGTGCCGCTAAAGACTTTGTACAGGGCAATTTTAACCCTACAACCGGCGGTTACGAAACTGATATTTATAATCACAGTTATGCCGGTATTGCCAGGGTAAACCTGTTTTTGAAAAATTTAGGCAATTATAAAGGGGCAGATATATCTGACAGTCAGCGTAAAGTATACGAAGGTGAAGTAAGGTTTATCCGTGCTTTTCTCTACTTTCAGTTATACAGCATTTACGGCGACGTTCCGTTGGTGACACAGCCGCTTGATCTGAGCAACCAGAAACAACCTAAGGTACCTGCTGCACAAGTGCTCGCTCAGATCACTGCCGACCTTGATTATGGCATTGCCAACTTAAGCACCAATGCCTATTACGCCAACGGTGGTCATGTTGCGGCATCATCTGCCAAAGCATTAAAAGCAAGGGTTTTATTATTTGCCGCATTTGGCAGCACCGGCACGCCTGATGCCGCCATGCTAACCCAGGTGCGGAACCTTTGTTTGGATTTAATGGGCCAGTATAAACTAAGCACCAATTTTGAGGATATTTTCAGGGATGCTACCCAGAAAAACAATACCGAGATCATGTTTTCCGTTAACTTCCTGGCTCCAAACAATACAGCCCCGTGGGATATGTATTATGGTGATTGGGATGCCTGTGCACCGTTGCAAAATATGGTTGATGCTTTTGAATGCACAGATGGGCAGCCTTATGGTACTTCGCCGTTAACTGATACAAAAAATCAGTTCAAAAACCGCGACCCAAGGTTGGCCAAAACCGTATATGCCGATTCAGTATATTTTGGTCCGGGCAAGGTTCACCATCCTTCAAATCTGAGGCCTACAGGCTATGGAATTATCAAATTCCTTGAACCTAATAACATACCTTATGGCTTTTCAACTCTTAGTCAGCAGGATGCGGTTATTTTACGTTTAGGCGAGGTGATGCTGATGTATGCCGAAGCTCAAAATGAAATTGCCGGCCCTGATGCAACAGTTTATAAAGCTATGGCCGATTTGCGCGCAAGGGTAAATATGCCGGCTTTCCCGGCCGGGTATACCAAAGATCAGATGCGTGAACGGATCAGGCACGAACGCCGTGTGGAGCTCGCTTTCGAAGGTTTGCGCCACTACGATCTGTTAAGATGGCATATTGCCGGCCCGGTACTTAACGCGGTAAAAACCAGCCTTATCAATTATCATTTTGAGGATAAGTTTTACCATTGGCCGCTGCCTCAAACAGAAATCGACAAGAGCGGAGGTGTACTTATACAAAATCCGGATTACAAATAGTAACCGGAACTTGAAAGCCAGAGGCGGCCTGTCAATGAAGCGCATGCCAAAATCTGGACAACAGTCTTAATTATTCATGTGATGAGCCCGGTATTTTATCGGGCTCATTCTTTTAGGTCGAGTCTGATCTATTCAAAAGCCTTTGACCCTATAATGCCGTACTTTATATAAAAGCTAAAAGCAGAATGCACAAAGCCTAAAGTTTAACGTGTTGATTATTAAATTAGTTATGCAGCTCAATGATGTTCAAACCTGCCGGTGACTTTGTCTATCCTGATCTTATAGACGATCAGGTCGATCTTGTCGCCAATATCATACTCATTT from Mucilaginibacter sp. SJ includes:
- a CDS encoding FecR family protein, translating into MITKNEFLALYEKYMSGQCTDAEKQLLDTYRDEMQLADEVWDNEEVSEADVHARIWKKLSESRQKAIIIKPLKQTSYKWLWVAASLVAIAVLAGLLFIPVKKDNTTGTMAKNTKTTILPGSNKAYLTLANGNKIVLDDAKNGQLAAGAGVKVSKAANGVVVYKFDKKNGEQAHEGVPQINTITTPRGGQYQVILEDGTKVQLNAASSIKFPEYFTGANREIELNGEAYFEVAKDKAHPFIVKANSTRVQVLGTHFNINAYSDNPDITTTLLEGSVKMSKGAVAVMLLPGQQGAVNQNSSSIKVSRADVEANMAWTKGFFVFHDQSIVTIMKQVSRWYDVDIEYQDIQVQENEFGGTISKYKDIKELLDNIKLTGSIHYKIEGRRVIIMK
- a CDS encoding TonB-dependent receptor; this encodes MYKNSTALKRGQIPRAISKLFLIMKLSFFLCLVSILQVSASTTFAQRISLSKNNASLVETLKDIHRQSGYSVLYNSKMLKKALPVNVDLKDAALDEALKQCFRDQPFSYVINNTTIVVTPKPAESKAIQVITVTGSVKDQKGVPLPGVTIKVKGTNTGAQTNLDGNYTITVNDNSAVLVFSFIGFVNQEVTVGNQTKIDIVLKEQTSALNEIVVVGYGTQKKVNLTGAVSSVSGETLNKRPVVNPASMLQGLAPGVQINTGSGEPGNESVSIRIRGNSTFSGAGSDPLVLIDGVPGNFSDLNPTDIDNVSVLKDAASASIYGSRAANGVVLVTTKQGKAGQMSVTYDGNLGYNSPTKMFKLVTNSAQYMEMFNQARINSGTTDPNSLYPQDQIDLYRNSTDRLHYPNTDWLSLIFRTALTQNHNLTFSGGSEKTTYNVSLGYVNQDGIERGFDYKRYSARINLTSKINDHIKFGTNVLLKSGTRGAVAGNPSSPSQWDGSSMDLFLSAMSQAPTYGPYLTDGSGRYTYKAYDFEYNNKNPIAVLDQNFRRITNDYAVNAQGWFEVQFNKDISWYTKGAVNFNMDKYKDFKATLDEYNFKTNQLATSLDLGKGLTDQDQQTVYTNLFSYLNYAHDFHGHNLKAQFGYSIEQSKYQYLQGYRKNFPVLDLQELNAGGSDIQNAYGTSNQWALMSYFGRLNYDYKGRYLLEGNIRDDGSSRFNGANKWGVFPSFSAGWRVTEEPFVKAMNLTWLDNFKLRGSWGQLGNQNVGNYPYQALLNLTGNYSFDNSTLTTGVAQQALNNPVIKWETTTMTDIGLDVTIFKNFNLTADWYNKTTSDILRQAQVTAVVGLSSPTINDGVVNNRGIELGLSYNNVIRDGALKGLAFNIGANVDHNRNRLVKFGQTEINDYKINQNGLPWNSFYMLDVIGIFQSAAEVANSPKQFSDSTLPGDLKYRDVNGDGKIDQNDRTIIGGVYPKLNYSFNLSASFKGFDLSAMMQGVYGVKSYVSGWGTIPFVQGSSPTTDWLNAWTPEHPSTSMPRIYFGQSAPDKIGRRSTFFLQDASYLRLKNLVLGYTIPAQLTKKIGINRLRVYFAGDNLLTITKFKGLDPERYGSGDQVQYPQNKIYSFGLNVSF
- a CDS encoding RagB/SusD family nutrient uptake outer membrane protein, which gives rise to MKNRIIITIILITSLFLGACKKALDLNPNDQIATSTFYKSKADFDAAVAAVYASLQQEEFSYGMAFRDGFTDNGYNQFNSGAAKDFVQGNFNPTTGGYETDIYNHSYAGIARVNLFLKNLGNYKGADISDSQRKVYEGEVRFIRAFLYFQLYSIYGDVPLVTQPLDLSNQKQPKVPAAQVLAQITADLDYGIANLSTNAYYANGGHVAASSAKALKARVLLFAAFGSTGTPDAAMLTQVRNLCLDLMGQYKLSTNFEDIFRDATQKNNTEIMFSVNFLAPNNTAPWDMYYGDWDACAPLQNMVDAFECTDGQPYGTSPLTDTKNQFKNRDPRLAKTVYADSVYFGPGKVHHPSNLRPTGYGIIKFLEPNNIPYGFSTLSQQDAVILRLGEVMLMYAEAQNEIAGPDATVYKAMADLRARVNMPAFPAGYTKDQMRERIRHERRVELAFEGLRHYDLLRWHIAGPVLNAVKTSLINYHFEDKFYHWPLPQTEIDKSGGVLIQNPDYK